A genome region from Triticum aestivum cultivar Chinese Spring chromosome 2B, IWGSC CS RefSeq v2.1, whole genome shotgun sequence includes the following:
- the LOC123040198 gene encoding uncharacterized protein yields MAMTDSNYATVLDDLPKEIIIDEVLLRLPAKDVLRCRMVRKSWCHATSTKDFLVAYHKRQPSLPVIKQIKYNSNHYILALCDSSTIAARSKLCCLPIFRYPIPHLDNGRFFIYAICDGLIIVPVCEDMGLFDVCNPTTRQHAPLRLLQGRMLPNRSVQISALYQHHPSGEYRVLYSIWTRNEVLRNCTIDFYVLTVGSNKPRPIGQPPVDYKLLNLLTCSSNAPVLHRGNLHWKLGTYSFYDAGNIMLFDTTAEAFRWMLGPTNTYLSKSLLEMDSALGMCCSQNFIVTDIYVIQDYEAEVWDFMYRINISELEDSPPIDYRIRCVEKIAMLNERELLIELLGGTVLHCDINGKFLGIIERDEGEKTSMHIMTFRFRENIISLPFFEMQDGFGKNM; encoded by the coding sequence ATGGCCATGACCGATAGCAACTATGCAACTGTTCTTGACGATTTGCCCAAGGAAATCATCATCGATGAGGTACTCCTTAGATTACCAGCAAAGGATGTTCTCCGGTGCCGCATGGTTCGCAAGTCATGGTGTCATGCCACCTCCACCAAAGACTTCCTCGTTGCGTACCACAAGCGCCAACCCTCGCTTCCAGTCATCAAACAAATCAAGTACAACAGCAACCACTATATTTTGGCCTTATGTGACTCTAGTACCATTGCTGCCAGAAGCAAGCTCTGTTGTCTGCCCATCTTCCGGTACCCTATCCCACACCTTGATAATGGAAGATTTTTTATCTATGCTATCTGTGATGGCCTCATCATTGTGCCTGTCTGTGAAGACATGGGACTCTTTGATGTTTGCAATCCAACTACTCGTCAGCATGCTCCCCTGCGGCTGCTTCAAGGACGCATGCTACCAAATAGATCCGTTCAGATATCCGCATTGTATCAACATCACCCATCGGGAGAATATCGGGTGCTCTACTCGATATGGACAAGAAATGAGGTTCTTCGAAATTGCACAATTGATTTCTATGTCCTCACTGTGGGATCTAATAAGCCCAGGCCCATCGGACAACCCCCAGTAGATTATAAGTTATTGAATCTACTCACATGTTCTTCGAATGCCCCAGTACTACACCGGGGTAACCTACATTGGAAGTTGGGAACATACTCATTCTATGATGCCGGCAACATAATGCTGTTTGACACTACAGCCGAGGCATTCCGGTGGATGCTCGGTCCCACCAATACCTACCTTTCAAAGTCATTGTTGGAGATGGATAGTGCTCTTGGTATGTGTTGTAGTCAGAATTTCATTGTCACGGATATTTATGTTATCCAGGACTATGAGGCTGAAGTTTGGGACTTCATGTATCGGATTAACATATCAGAATTGGAGGATTCGCCGCCGATCGATTACCGGATAAGATGTGTTGAAAAGATTGCTATGCTCAATGAGCGTGAGTTACTGATCGAGCTATTGGGTGGGACTGTTCTACACTGCGACATTAATGGTAAGTTTCTAGGAATTATTGAACGCGATGAAGGTGAAAAAACCAGCATGCATATTATGACATTTCGCTTTCGGGAGAACATTATTTCACTTCCATTCTTTGAGATGCAAGATGGCTTTGGGAAGAACATGTAA